The Terriglobales bacterium genome has a window encoding:
- a CDS encoding nuclear transport factor 2 family protein, whose product MRLITALLILTLMASSYGQQQPSPQEGKPRLPIECDHAAPPRGMHWVCNDPNNSCNCRLESDNPGHPGWEDDGGLPVHKPEPAAAGKISSDDFYKIMNTIAEGRSEGNAAKAADMFAENAIYSDLLRARTYKGQAAIKKFFSNNKSSVKPMKMQWHHLLFNEQDQVGAGEFTLEGSRHYHGMMIVKVEKGKLSNWREYDFASNQSWDKFTSENHF is encoded by the coding sequence ATGCGGCTCATCACAGCCTTACTGATATTGACCTTGATGGCGAGCAGCTATGGTCAGCAACAGCCTTCGCCCCAAGAGGGCAAGCCGCGCCTGCCTATAGAGTGCGATCATGCTGCTCCTCCGCGTGGGATGCATTGGGTCTGCAATGATCCCAACAATTCCTGCAATTGCCGGCTGGAGAGCGATAACCCAGGCCATCCCGGATGGGAAGATGACGGTGGGCTGCCCGTTCATAAACCGGAACCGGCCGCCGCTGGAAAAATCTCCAGCGATGACTTCTACAAGATCATGAACACTATTGCTGAGGGCCGGAGCGAAGGCAATGCCGCCAAGGCTGCGGATATGTTTGCGGAAAATGCCATTTATTCCGATCTATTGCGTGCGCGAACTTACAAGGGGCAGGCCGCGATCAAGAAATTTTTCAGCAACAACAAAAGTTCGGTCAAACCCATGAAGATGCAGTGGCACCATCTTCTCTTCAATGAACAAGACCAGGTCGGAGCAGGAGAGTTTACGTTGGAGGGTTCCCGGCATTATCACGGCATGATGATTGTTAAAGTGGAGAAGGGCAAATTATCCAACTGGCGTGAATACGACTTTGCTTCCAATCAGAGCTGGGACAAATTCACCAGTGAAAATCACTTCTAA